The DNA segment GGTATTTCACCAAGAGCATCCGAAAGGATAGGAACGGGGGGATCGAGGGACTGCCCCTTCAGCTGATGATCATGGTGGTCGTCGCGGGGTTGGGAACGGCCATCATCCTGGGGTGGATGGGCGGCATTAGGGCGCCGAGCACGATCGATGCCGTGTACTCGAACCCCACCGAGATCGTTCTCAGTGATGGCGACAAGGACGGCGTGTATTCCAAGGCCGGCATCATGCTGACCATCACCGCTATGGACCAGAACGGCGAGCCGGTCAAGGACGCCACCGTCGTCCTGGACGGGTGCGATATCAAGACCTCAGCAGGCAAGCAGGTCCATGGGACGACAGACGCCTCTGGCAAGGTCGTATTCACCAGCCTCACCGCTTCCCAGACCGGCCGGTCCGTGGGCTTCATCACCGTGACCGTCACCAAGGGCGGGATGGGGGCGGACAGCACCCTCACCGTCCCGGTCATCTCGGAGTGATCTCATGAAGAGGTGGGACCGGAGGGCGTTGGAAGGCCTTCCCCTAAGGCTCCTCATCATGTCCCTCCTCGTATCCCTGACCGTCCCGGTGGTCATGGGAAGTGTGGAGAGCTATGAGCGCTCCACCGCCCGCTCCATGCTGGTATCGGCGTCGGAACATTTGTTAAGCACGGTCGAGGAGACAATGTCTGCGGGAGAAGGTAACCGCAGGATCATTGTCCTAACGCTTCCCTGGAGCGTCGACAGATACCTGCTCGCTCTCGAGGTCGGAGGCGAACTGGAACGACCCTCGTCGATGACCATCCGATGCACCTGCGATGGTCTCCCCTTCGCCACCATGGTGCCGGAGGACCCACCGGCAAGGATGACCTCCTCCGATATGCGGACCCTGAGGCTAGTGGGCGGGGAGCACCGTCTGTCGGTGGAATGCGCCATGGTCCAGGGGAGAATGGTGGCGGTCGTGGAGGTTGTGGGATGATGGAGTTTGTGATGTCAAGAGTATGGATGGTGATTGCCGGACTGGCGGTGCTGACGGTCATCATGGCGGCCTTCGCTGGCTTGGACCGTAAGGCTGAGGAAGCGGTCGACATGGAGGGGGCATCCACCCTGTCGTCTGTGATCTCGGACCTCCAGCGGAACGAAGCCACCGCCGAGATGGCGGTCGACATGGGCGCCATGATCTCTGATCAGCAGGTCACATTTTCGATCAGCACAGGGACCATCGAGATAAACGAGGGTCGGCGGAGAGGGATAGCGGGTTTCTACGAAGCAGTCACATTGATCATAGATGGGCAGGCGGTCGACCGGCTCGAGGTCGGCCGGGACGACGTGCTACTGATCCGTTCCTCGGCGGGGAAGGTTCAGCTGGAGAAGGTCTCGACGATGTGATGGAGCGCATCGATGACCTTCCTGCACTCCTGCTCATTGTTATAGATATAGAACGAGGCCCTGGCGCAGCCGTCGATGCCCCTGGAGCGGAAGAAGGGATGCATACAGTGCATCCCCGACCGGATCTGGACCTTGGCGATCTCATCAATGATCATGGCCACGTCGTGAGAGGTCATCCCCCGGATGTTGAACGGGAAGATCCCATCTCGCAGGGCGGCATCTCTCGGACCGAGGATGGTCAGCGCATCCAGGTCCTTGACCCCCTTGGTCATCATCCGATTGAGGCCCTTCTCATGCTCGGCCACCTCATCCATCCCGATGGCGCTCAGGTAGTCGACCGCCGCTCCCGTGCCGATGACCCCTGAATAATTGAGGAGGCCGGCCTCGAACCGCTCGGGAGGGGGCAGGAACTCCACACCCTCATAGTCGGTGGTCCCGACGCTTCCGCCCCCGCCGAGGAGCGGTTCGATCTTGCCCAACAGCTCCTTCTTGGCGTACAGCACCCCCACACCCGATGGCCCCAGCATCTTGTGGGCGGAGAAGGCGAACATATCGACATCTAGATCCTCGACGTTGATCTTGCGGTGAGGGGCCGACTGCGCTCCGTCGAGCATCACCACCGCCTTCCGGTCGTGAGCCATCCTTATTATCTCCTTCACCGGGAGGGTCGTGCCGGTCACGTTGTTGGTGTGGGCCATGGAGACCATGGCTACATCGGCGGTGAGGGCCGCCTTGAACGCCTCCATGTCGAACAGCCCAGACGGCGGAGTGGGGACCATGCGGTGCTTGATCCTGCCCTCGGCCCGCCGCTGGAGCCAGGGAACATGATTGCTGTTGTGCTCCATGTCCGTGGTGAGCACCGCCGCGCCCTTGGGGAACCGATAGCCCTTGGCGACGATATTGAGGGACTCAGTGCAGTTTTTGGTGAAGATCACGCACGAGGGGTCGGAACAGCCGATGAACGCGGCCACCTTCTCTCTGGCCTCCTCCACCTTCACCGATACTCTAGTCGCAAGACGGTGGACCGATCTCCCGCCGCAGGCCGGATACTCTAGATAGTACTCGTTCATGGCATCGATGACCTGCCTCGGCCTCATGGCCTGGCAGGCGTTATCCAGGTAGATGATGTCCTTTTCTGCCGATGAGTAGATGGGAAAATCCTGTCGCAGTCGTTCGACGTCCATGATCGCTCCTGGCATTCCGATCGGTCTATTTCACAGTATGCTGTCAACCGGATGAAAATCCTTGCGCATCGGCTCGAGTGTAGTCCGTGCGAGCGAAAATCCACCGATCATCCTTCTTGCTGCTGGGTGATCAAGCATGCCTCATCGAAGGTACCGAGCGCCTCCCCCCGGGCAAGCCATTCGTTCGGATATGTTTTGGATCCGGCATCGTCCATGCCCGGCATTAACCTCCTGGCGACAATATCCTGAACTGCTCCCCCTCTCCGGCGTTATCTTTGATCCACGCGACCCAATCCGGCTCGGTGACGTCGGCGACTAAGACGATTCTGCCCTTCTCTTCCCCGACCTGGCGGATGAAGCCGAAGTGCATCCCCTCGGTGGAGAGAGAGGCAATACCATCGCTCTTGAACTGTGATACGATGCGCCGAGCATCCGCATCGTTCTGAGGAAGGAGCATTTTGACCATCATGAGGGTCCCTCAAGCGTCCAAGTATTTTACGTCTTTCTCATCTATAAAGTGCCATTCGGCGTCCTTCGGAATATTGGCGCTGCCCACCTCGAGTCTAACGCTCCCGCACGGTCCCGGCGACGGGGGCATCAGGATTTCCTGGCCAGCGATCGGAGGACGATCGCCCAAGGCTTAGAGAAAATTATCGCGTAGAAACCCTTTTTATCCATCGGGTCCGTCCATTATCCATATGAGGGCATCAGCATTGGAATTAACGATTGTTATTTATAACCCATTGGATTATGCCCCCATGGATAAAAGGTGAGCTGATGGAGAGAGTATATTTCGATAACAGCGCCACCACCAAGGTGGACCCCCGGGTCCTGGAAGAGATGCTGCCCTTCTTCACCGAGCATTATGGCAATGCATCCTCCCTGCACTCCTTCGGGCAAGATGCCTATGATGCGATGGAATTGGCCAGGGAGAGGGTCGGAGCGGCCCTCGGGACCGCGGCCAGAGACATCATCTTCACCTCGGGAGGAACGGAATCGGACAACCTGGCGATACAAGGGGCGGCCTACGCTCTCGCCAGCAAAGGCCGTCACATTATCACCTCCAAGGTCGAGCACCACGCCATCCTGCATACCTGCCAGTTTTTGGAAACCCAAGGCTTCAAGGTCTCCTACCTGCCGGTGAACGAGGAGGGTTGGGTATCTCCCGACAGCCTCAAGGAGGCGATGACCAAAGAGACCACCCTCGTGTCCATCATGGCCGCGAACAACGAGATCGGCACCATACAGCCGGTCAAGGAGCTGGCCGAAGTGGCCAAGGAGGGTGGGGCCATATTCCACACTGATGCCGTCCAGGCAATGACCAAGGTTCCCCTAGACATGTCCAAGCTGAAGATCGATCTCCTGTCACTATCGGCGCACAAGGTCCACGGCCCGAAGGGGGTCGGCGCCCTCTACGTCCGCAAGGGCGTGAAGCTTCGTCCGATCATCTATGGCGGAGGGCACGAGCGCGGATTACGGTCCTCGACCGAGAACATTCCGGGCATCGTCGGGCTGGGCAAGGCGCTCGAGATCGGGATGAGCGAGATGGATGAAAGCGTCGCCAAGATGTCGGCGGTCCGCGATCGCCTCATCGAAGGTACCCTGAGCTCCGTACCCCGCTCCTATCTGAACGGCCCGAGGGGAGCCAACCGGCTGTGCAACAACGCCCATTTCCGCTTCGATTACATCGAGGGCGAGGGCATGATACTGCACCTCGACATGAGAGGGTTCGCCGCCTCGACCGGCTCGGCATGCTCGACCAAGAGCTTGGAGCCTTCGCATGTCCTACGTAGCCTCGGGCTGAAGCACGAGCAGTGCCACGGCTCACTACGGTTATCTCTGAGCAAGTTCAATACCATGAACGAGGCCGAGCTGTTCATAGAGGCCATCGGGCCGGTCGTGGAGAACCTGAGAAAGATGTCGCCGCTAAACGAGAAGGTGGATTACAATGTCGCCACAGTACACTAAGACGGTAATGGAGCATTTCACCAACCCGCACAACGTAGGGGAGATACCGGACGCTGATGGGATCGGAGAAGTGGGAAACCCGGTCTGCGGGGACCTGATGTACATCTACATCAAGGTCAAGGACGATATACTCACCGACGTCAAGTTCAAGACATTCGGATGCGGGGCGGCCATCGCCACCAGCAGCATGGTCACCGACCTGGCCAGGGGCAAGACCCTCGATGAGGGGCTGAAGATCACTCGGAAGGACGTCGCCGACAACCTTGGAGGATTGCCGCCCCAGAAGATGCACTGCTCGAACCTTGCGGCCGACGGCCTCCACGAGGCCATCCATGACTACCTGCGCAAGCAGGGACGAGAACCCCCCCTGCCCCCCGGCGCCAAAAAGGAGCATGAGGAGGATGACCACTGTGTCGTCGATGTCGATTCCCCAATCCACATCGAGGATACCGTCCCCAAACCGTGACGGCGGAAACCACTTCCTACTTTTTCATCATCCGTACCTGAGCTGGAATCGATCTCAAACAAGCCCATTTTTTACCGCATGGAAGGGTGGTAGGGAAGGCCGCGACGGCTGGGATGACTTCCTCCGACCGACCCACATCTCGCAAGCACCTGTCGCCCCCTTCTGTCGAACAACTAAGCGCGCACCGAAGGCTTTTCATCCCCGGACGCAATCGGTCCAGGCGATGACCACGCTCGAGGTGGACCTTGCCGGTATCAAGCTCAGGAACCCCACCATCCTGGCGTCCGGAGTGATGGGAGAGACAGGGGAATCCCTGCTGAAGGTCGCAGAGGCAGGGGCCGGGGGACTGGTCACCAAGTCCATCGGGCTCGAGCCCAGGAAAGGGTATCCGAACCCCACCCTGGTGGAGTTGCCGGACGGCTACATCAATGCCATGGGGCTGCCCGGTCCGGGCATCGAGGCCTTCGCCGAGGAGATGGAGGTCGCGCTGAGAAGCAGGGTGCCCATCATCGGCAGCCTGTTCGCTGCCATCCCCGAGGACTTCACAACCCTCGCTGGCAAGATGGAGGACTACGGGGCGGCGGCGGTGGAACTGAACCTTTCCTGCCCCCATGCTAAGGGCTACGGCATGGAGGTCGGCATCGACCCCGATGCGGTACGGTCGATCGTCTCCTCGGTCAAGGGCGCGGTCGGCATACCGGTGATGGCCAAGCTGACCCCCAACACCCACCGGCTGGTCGAAGTCGCCCGGGCGGTGGAGGCGGCGGGCGGTGATGCCATCGTGGCGGTGAACACCGTCAAGGCCATGGCCATCTCCGTTGAGGCCCGCCGACCAATACTGTACAATCGGACGGGGGGACTCTCCGGTCCGGCCATCAAAGGCGTGGGGTTGCGGTGCGTGTACGAGCTACATGAGGCGGTGGCGTTGCCCATTGTCGGGGTAGGCGGGATTGAGAGATCCGGGGACGTGCTTGAGTACATGATGGCCGGCGCCTCTGCGGTCCAGGTGGGCAGCGCGGTGGGCAGGAAGGGCCTGGCGGTGTTCAGGGAGATAACCGACGGCCTGATGAGTTACATGGGCGCGCACGACCTTGGTGACCTGAGGGAGATTGTGGGGGTGGCCCATGCTCATTGAGACCAGGGTCAGGGAGCGCATCGAGGCCGGAAAGGGCATTACGACCCTAGTGTTCGACGCCCCCATGGAGGCGAGGCCCGGACAGTTCGTCATGGTGTGGGTCCCCGGCGTCGATGAGGTGCCCATGTCTCTTTCTCACATCGGGCCGCATGCGGGCATCACGGTCAAGGAGGTAGGAGAAGCGACCAAAGCGCTATCGTGCCTCCGGCCGGGGGATGTCATCGGCATCCGGGGACCGTACGGTAACGGATGGCGGTTATCCGGCGGTCGCATCCTGTGCGTCGGTGGTGGGGTGGGCATGGCCCCCATAATCACCGCAGTGGAGGCCGCCGGCGACCCTGGCCGGGTGGCTGTGGCCATCGGAGCGCGCAACCACGGGGAGATAATATTCGAGGAACGTGCGCGCTCCGTGTCCAACGATGTGCGGATAACCACCGATGACGGCAGCTACGGGCTCAAGGGCACCGTGGTCAGTCTGGCCGACACGATGATGAAGGAGAAGCGCTACGACCTCGTCCTCGGCTGCGGCCCGGAGGTCATGAACAAATTCCTGCTCAAGGCCTGCAAGGATAACGAAGTACCTTGCCAGCTCTCGTTGGAACGCCTGATGAAATGCGGCGCCGGGCTGTGCGGCTCCTGCGTCATTGACGGCCTGCGGGTGTGCGCCGACGGTCCGGTATTCACCGGCGAGCAGGTTGAGAGGATGGCCGAGTTCGGCAAGTGCAAGCGGGACGATGCCGGGCTTAGAGTGAAGCTGTAGGGATGACCTGGGCCACAATGTCGTTGAACTCGGCATTGCTGACCCGCCCCTTCCTTTCACCCAGCTCCTTGATGCGCTTGCATATCTCTACCGCCTGCTGGTCAGTAGCGTTCACGCGCATCTCCTCCAGCCTGCGCTTGACGTAATTGACCCCGGTCTTCTTGCCCATGATGATGTGTCTCTCGTTGCCCACCGCCTCTGGCGGTATGGACTCGTAGGTCATGGGGCAGTTGAGGATTGCCGCCACGTGTATCCCGGACTCGTGGGCGAACACGTTGGTGCCGACCAGGGGCTGATTCCTCGGTTTGTGCAGCCCGGACACCTGGCAGATGTGGTCAGACAGTCTCTTCATCACGGTGCAGTCGATCCCTATGTCCAGGCCGTAGAGGTACTTCAGGGCGACCACGAACTGCTCCAGGGGAACGTTCCCTGCGCGCTCCCCGATCCCGTTGACGGTGGTGGTCACCGCGGCCGCCCCGGCCTTCACCCCGGCGATGGCGTTCGCCGTTGCCAGCCCGAAGTCGTTATGAAGGTGCAGGGCCACAGGCACCTTGACCTCCCTCCTAGTCCGAGTGACCAGGTCAGTGATCGCTTCTGGGGTGGCGCACCCTAGGGTATCGGTCACGCCGACCCTCACGGCCCCATTGGCCTCCGACTGGCGGTAGAACTCCATGAGGAACTCAATATCCGTCCGGGTGGTATCCTCGGCGCTGACCGATGCCGGGATGCCCCTGGTTTTACAATAATCGAGAGCATCGACGGTCATGGACAGCACCTCCTCGCGAGTCTTCTTCATCTTGTGTTTGAGATGGATCTCCGATGTCCCGACGAACAGCAGCACCATGTCCACGCCGGCGTCGACAGCAGCGTCGATATCTCCCTTGGTGACCCTGGAGAGCGCCAGAATATCCGCCTTCAGGCCCATGTCGGCGATGGCCCTTATCGTGCGGACCTCGTTCTCAGAGACCGCCGGAAAGCCGGCCTCGATCTGATGGACACCGGCATCGTCGAGCATTCGGGCGATGACCGCTTTCTGCTCCGAGGAGAACGCTACGCCCGGCGTCTGCTCCCCATCGCGAAGGGTGGAGTCGTAGACGATGACCTTGGCACCCTTCAGCACCGGGTTGAAAGGACTGACCGCGACCTTGTCCATGATAGGCCGAACCGAGGGGGACCTTATAACACTATTCTCGCTTCGGCGACGCTCTCCTAACGGCAGTCGATAATCGTAATATTATTTCAAGCTCGAAATATCTATATGCTTCCACTATGTTCAACCCGCGGAGTGTTCGATGAACTGTCCCAAGTGCAACAAAGAGATGGAGCACGGTTTCGTTCGCTCAGAAAGCTTCATCGGCGGGGTGAAATGGATGGCCGAGCGGAGCTCCAAGAGCCTGGGCTTGGAAAGCCTGGCCAAGCCCGACCCGCTCGGCTTCTGCTTCATGGAAGGGTTCCGCTGCCGGGATTGCCACACCATAGTTATTCAATACTGAACGGCATTTCGCAGGCATGACCGGTGTCAATACAAGCCGATGGCCCTGGTGGAAGGCCCATGAGCTGAGGATCAACCTCGTCTTGATGCTGGCATCGTTGTTCGTTATGTCGGTGGGATTTGCTCTCCAGATCGGCACGATCGTGGGCATCAGCCTCCTACTGCTGATCTTTTTCGCCACCTATACCGTGTACGCTTATGTCCGCCGCGACCTGTGACCGCCGAACCGGGGTACAGCCTGCACGAAGGGCCATCTCGGCGCACGTTCCAGGCGGAAGATGATTAGGATGACGAGGATGGGGACCACGGTCACCACGATCGGGACAAAGACCTCCTCGGGGATGCCGAAGGCCGAGATGCTGAATTTAGTCGCGTCGATGGTGCCGTAGAACTGCTTCTGGACGGCTTGGCCATCGGCGCCCACAGCCATGATGGTGACGAAGGCGGAGTACGTGCCTTCGGCCTCCACCGGCATCCTCGTCTGCTCGCTAACGAACTCCTTGGTCCCGCCGGCGGGGATGACCTCAGAGCCGGTGAACACGCTGTAGTAGGTGGGCATCCCTGGCCAATTGATGGTGAGAGCGACGGAGCGGATGGTCATGTCCCCTGCCCCCTTATTCGTCACCGTGACGTGGATGTATTCGTTGAAGTTGATGTGGACCGCATCGGTGAAGTCAACATCCGCAGCCCACTCCGCGCTCGCCGAGCTGAGTCCAAGGAACAGTACAATGGTCAGAGCGATTAGGGGGGCCGCTGCACGGGTCGCGGACATCGCCGGGAAAATGGCAAGTCTGGGCAATATATCTTTTCGGCCCGAGGGTCCGTCTAAAGAACGTCCATTATCGGAACGGTCAACATGATGAGACGGAGGTCTTGACATACTCTTCATTAAAGACCAGTAAGTGAATCACCGCCCAGACGTGGAAGGTTGGATATGAAGAAGATGTGGAAGAACCGCTCCGGTGTGTCCCCGGTCATCGCCACCATCCTGTTGGTCGCGATCACCGTCGTGTTGTCTTCGGCCCTTTATCTTTATGCCATGAGCCTCGGAGGGACAGGCTCCTCCGCACCCAGCGGAGCCTACGCTTCCGCCCAGACCCTGGATGCGAAGAGCATCAAGTTCAATCTTGGAACGATGAGCAGAGATGTCGAATTCACCGAGTGCAGGTTCGTCGTCGGCCTCAATGACGTTGTGGCATCGGCCCAGGCGGTGATCGGCACCGGACCCGGTAACGCCCTGACCTTCACTCCGGTCGAGGGCGGAGCCACCTTCACCGTCACCTTCGTCGACCTCAAGGAGGACGGCAAGATAAGCATGGGCGATTATGCAGAGATCGTCACCAGTGAGAACGCTCTTACTCCTGGCGTGTACACGGCATACTTGCTGTGGGCCCAGGACGGATCCCCTATCTGCACCATGACCCTGCCACTGTGACGATCCGTTCAAGCTAGGGAGGCTGGCTGATCGGGCAGGATCGCCCGACCCCGCCCCGTGGGTCGGGAAATTGCGTTAGGAGAATACTTCTCCAAAACCCAGACCTTCAATATGAAGAGACTTCAAGAAAAATGATGTTGAAAAAGCATTCATTCAGATATGCAATTCATCAGAGACAACTCTCTCCATCTTCTCTAGCTTCCTCATTCTCTTCCTCTGTACTCTCCAGTTGTTAGTTTGGGTTATAAAGAAGTAAGCTGAGATGATGACCGTGGTTAGATTCAGAGCAGTAGATGAGCTAAGAGTTATCCCTGTTTGAATTCCTAGTATTAAATCCACCAGCATTGACAGACAACCCAGGAAATATAGTACGAACAGGATAGCGATGAGCGGCCATACTTTTAGGGAGATATTGATCGCTTTAACTATGTCGTAATTTATGTCGGTAATGCTCTTTTGTCCATTTTCCCAAGTATCTGGGTTCTTCCCGATCTGCTTGATTTGCTCATAGTTTGCTCTGATTTGCATCAGAAGATATGCTTGGATTATCGCTGAGGCTATCAAGCCGATTAGAAGCACCGGGTTGGGTGATATGTTCAATGTTTGTCGGATAAACTGCGCCGATCCACCCTCCAGCGTAGTAGTCGTGACGTTAATGATGTCAATGAGGATGATGACCAAGGTAAACTGCAAACCGCGCAGGATAGCGTTCTTCAGATAGCGCAGGTGCATTAAAGTATCGGCTTCGGCCGACTCTATGACTCCCTGCACCCCATGATTCCGCGTCACAATCCATCCTCCCCAATGTACAATTCAGCGTTGATCCTCATGAACCAGCTGTATCTTTCTATGCCCAAAGGGAGGATCTTGTACCGAATTCTGGTCCGTTCTCCCCACTGCTCCTCGTATGATTCAATGTAGCCGGCCTCCTCTAATTTTGCCAGATATTTTTCCGCGGTCGATGCCTTGAGGCCGCATGTCTGAATAAGGTGCGTCTTTACTATCCCCCCCTCTTCAGGGTTATTCCTAATAATCCGTTCCAATAAGTTCTGGATGATGATGTTGCTAGATCTGTACTCGGACTTACGCTTGATGTATCCTCACCCATCAATCTTTTCAAATGAATAGTAGCTTATTCATTGTTCCAGAACAATGGTAGGCCACATTATACCATCTGATGCTAGGACGTACCGAAGGCTAGTTAATATCGATTAAGCCCTTAAAATCAAGGCCAGTAACGTCATCTCTCTATCATTATCATCGGCCCCCATAGCTGCTGAACTCCTGACATGAATATGGACCAATGTTCCGGAACGGGTTATATCGCTCGCTGGGAATCGTGCGTTGCGGACCAATATGTCCCTAAACCTGAAGGAGTGCAAGACATGGATTATGCAATAGAGATTGAAGGCTTGACGAAGACATATCAGGATTTCGTCGCCGTCGATTCGTTATCTCTAAAGATCGAGAAGAATCGCTTTGTTGGATTTTTAGGCCCTAACGGGGCCGGAAAGTCAACCACAATCAAGATGCTCACGAACTTAACCAAGGCGACCTCTGGAAAGGCCTACCTCGACGGCATTGATGTAGTAACCGATCCTAAAAAGGCGTTAGCCGAGGTAGGGGCAGTCGTGGAGACCCCAGAGTTCTACCCTTATCTTACACCAGATAAGAGCTTGGAGTACATCGCCAAGCTTAGAGGGATGAAGAGCGAGGACATTAAAAAACGATCAACCGAGGTCCTTGAACTGGTCAAGATGGAAAAGGAGAGGAGCAAGAAGATCGGGACGTTCTCCAAAGGAATGAAGCAAAGGGTCGCTCTGGCTCAAGCCTTGATGTTCGACCCTTCGATAATTATACTGGATGAACCGACCTCCGGCCTTGACCCGAGGGGAATGGTCGAGGTCCGTGAGGTTCTCTTAGACTTGAAGGAGCAGGACCTAACCGTCTTCATGTCCTCTCACCTTCTGAACGAGGTTTACGGTCTATGTGACTCGGTGGCGATGATGAACCGAGGAAAACTGTTGCTTAATAAGTCGGTGGAGGAGCTGAAAGGAAGCATCGAGGTGAGCAGGATACAAATTGAGACAATTAAGAAGATTGATGAGGCACGATTGAAGAAGCTTGCTGAGTTACCTCATGTTATTGGCGTCGAACCTTCTCACAGCAATCAGTTCGTGGTCGAGTTCAAGGGAGACATGGAGGATAGGAATGCACTTCTAAGGAACATAGACAGCGATCTTAAGGTAACTGCGTTCTCTGAGGCTGGCAACCCGTTGGAGGAGTTATACATGGGCCTGATAAAGGAGTCGAGGTGATCCGATGACGTCATGGCAGGACGTCCCATCGGACTTTCAACAGATTGGGGTCACAACTAGATATGAGATGGAGAAGCACTTCCAGAGCCGGGGTTTCCTTGGTATAATGGGCCTTATCGGCGTTGTGATCACCTTAATGACTGTAATCCGGCCATTGCTAGGCTTGGACTTCTCCAGCGATGCTGTATCGTTCGTTAACGACTATACGACCTGGGTGCAAATAATCGTCCTCATTGGTGCTGTGGCCTTTGCAAGCGGCGCTCTATCCTCGGAGTTCGAGAAGAGGACTGGACTCCTAATGTTCCCTCAGCCGGTGAAGAGGACAACTTTCCTGGTCGGCAAGTACCTCTCCAGCACCATCGTGATGGCCCTAGCTCTCGGCGTGTACTACCTGGCCGTTAGCATCCTATCGCTGGCGATCGTTGGATCAGTTCCTGAGACCATCGTACTATCCTACGGCTTTGCGGTGCTATACGGCATGGCCGTTTGCGCTGTAGCTATGCTGTTCAGTTCGATTCTAAAGACCAACACCGCGGCGATCGTGGCTACGGTGCTGACCTTCCTGATGGTTATGACCCTCGTTACGCAGCTGCTTGCGATGTCGCATATTGATCCATTCTTTATGACGTCGAATGCTGGAGACGTAATATCATACTCCTTGCAGAGCACGTATCCGACGACCTACACAACGACGACC comes from the Methanomassiliicoccus sp. genome and includes:
- a CDS encoding cysteine desulfurase, translated to MDVERLRQDFPIYSSAEKDIIYLDNACQAMRPRQVIDAMNEYYLEYPACGGRSVHRLATRVSVKVEEAREKVAAFIGCSDPSCVIFTKNCTESLNIVAKGYRFPKGAAVLTTDMEHNSNHVPWLQRRAEGRIKHRMVPTPPSGLFDMEAFKAALTADVAMVSMAHTNNVTGTTLPVKEIIRMAHDRKAVVMLDGAQSAPHRKINVEDLDVDMFAFSAHKMLGPSGVGVLYAKKELLGKIEPLLGGGGSVGTTDYEGVEFLPPPERFEAGLLNYSGVIGTGAAVDYLSAIGMDEVAEHEKGLNRMMTKGVKDLDALTILGPRDAALRDGIFPFNIRGMTSHDVAMIIDEIAKVQIRSGMHCMHPFFRSRGIDGCARASFYIYNNEQECRKVIDALHHIVETFSS
- the nifS gene encoding cysteine desulfurase NifS yields the protein MERVYFDNSATTKVDPRVLEEMLPFFTEHYGNASSLHSFGQDAYDAMELARERVGAALGTAARDIIFTSGGTESDNLAIQGAAYALASKGRHIITSKVEHHAILHTCQFLETQGFKVSYLPVNEEGWVSPDSLKEAMTKETTLVSIMAANNEIGTIQPVKELAEVAKEGGAIFHTDAVQAMTKVPLDMSKLKIDLLSLSAHKVHGPKGVGALYVRKGVKLRPIIYGGGHERGLRSSTENIPGIVGLGKALEIGMSEMDESVAKMSAVRDRLIEGTLSSVPRSYLNGPRGANRLCNNAHFRFDYIEGEGMILHLDMRGFAASTGSACSTKSLEPSHVLRSLGLKHEQCHGSLRLSLSKFNTMNEAELFIEAIGPVVENLRKMSPLNEKVDYNVATVH
- the nifU gene encoding Fe-S cluster assembly scaffold protein NifU, with protein sequence MSPQYTKTVMEHFTNPHNVGEIPDADGIGEVGNPVCGDLMYIYIKVKDDILTDVKFKTFGCGAAIATSSMVTDLARGKTLDEGLKITRKDVADNLGGLPPQKMHCSNLAADGLHEAIHDYLRKQGREPPLPPGAKKEHEEDDHCVVDVDSPIHIEDTVPKP
- a CDS encoding dihydroorotate dehydrogenase — encoded protein: MTTLEVDLAGIKLRNPTILASGVMGETGESLLKVAEAGAGGLVTKSIGLEPRKGYPNPTLVELPDGYINAMGLPGPGIEAFAEEMEVALRSRVPIIGSLFAAIPEDFTTLAGKMEDYGAAAVELNLSCPHAKGYGMEVGIDPDAVRSIVSSVKGAVGIPVMAKLTPNTHRLVEVARAVEAAGGDAIVAVNTVKAMAISVEARRPILYNRTGGLSGPAIKGVGLRCVYELHEAVALPIVGVGGIERSGDVLEYMMAGASAVQVGSAVGRKGLAVFREITDGLMSYMGAHDLGDLREIVGVAHAH
- a CDS encoding dihydroorotate dehydrogenase electron transfer subunit, producing MLIETRVRERIEAGKGITTLVFDAPMEARPGQFVMVWVPGVDEVPMSLSHIGPHAGITVKEVGEATKALSCLRPGDVIGIRGPYGNGWRLSGGRILCVGGGVGMAPIITAVEAAGDPGRVAVAIGARNHGEIIFEERARSVSNDVRITTDDGSYGLKGTVVSLADTMMKEKRYDLVLGCGPEVMNKFLLKACKDNEVPCQLSLERLMKCGAGLCGSCVIDGLRVCADGPVFTGEQVERMAEFGKCKRDDAGLRVKL
- the aksA gene encoding homoaconitate hydratase (in Methanococcus jannaschii this protein catalyzes the condensation of alpha-ketoglutarate and acetyl-CoA to form trans-homoaconitate; functions in alphaketosuberate synthesis which is a precursor in coenzyme B and biotin synthesis) encodes the protein MDKVAVSPFNPVLKGAKVIVYDSTLRDGEQTPGVAFSSEQKAVIARMLDDAGVHQIEAGFPAVSENEVRTIRAIADMGLKADILALSRVTKGDIDAAVDAGVDMVLLFVGTSEIHLKHKMKKTREEVLSMTVDALDYCKTRGIPASVSAEDTTRTDIEFLMEFYRQSEANGAVRVGVTDTLGCATPEAITDLVTRTRREVKVPVALHLHNDFGLATANAIAGVKAGAAAVTTTVNGIGERAGNVPLEQFVVALKYLYGLDIGIDCTVMKRLSDHICQVSGLHKPRNQPLVGTNVFAHESGIHVAAILNCPMTYESIPPEAVGNERHIIMGKKTGVNYVKRRLEEMRVNATDQQAVEICKRIKELGERKGRVSNAEFNDIVAQVIPTASL
- a CDS encoding PF20097 family protein gives rise to the protein MNCPKCNKEMEHGFVRSESFIGGVKWMAERSSKSLGLESLAKPDPLGFCFMEGFRCRDCHTIVIQY
- a CDS encoding type IV pilin N-terminal domain-containing protein: MKKMWKNRSGVSPVIATILLVAITVVLSSALYLYAMSLGGTGSSAPSGAYASAQTLDAKSIKFNLGTMSRDVEFTECRFVVGLNDVVASAQAVIGTGPGNALTFTPVEGGATFTVTFVDLKEDGKISMGDYAEIVTSENALTPGVYTAYLLWAQDGSPICTMTLPL
- a CDS encoding ABC transporter ATP-binding protein, with protein sequence MDYAIEIEGLTKTYQDFVAVDSLSLKIEKNRFVGFLGPNGAGKSTTIKMLTNLTKATSGKAYLDGIDVVTDPKKALAEVGAVVETPEFYPYLTPDKSLEYIAKLRGMKSEDIKKRSTEVLELVKMEKERSKKIGTFSKGMKQRVALAQALMFDPSIIILDEPTSGLDPRGMVEVREVLLDLKEQDLTVFMSSHLLNEVYGLCDSVAMMNRGKLLLNKSVEELKGSIEVSRIQIETIKKIDEARLKKLAELPHVIGVEPSHSNQFVVEFKGDMEDRNALLRNIDSDLKVTAFSEAGNPLEELYMGLIKESR